One Oncorhynchus kisutch isolate 150728-3 linkage group LG11, Okis_V2, whole genome shotgun sequence genomic region harbors:
- the ldb1a gene encoding LIM domain-binding protein 1-A isoform X3, with protein sequence MSVGGCACPGCSSKSFKLYSPKEPGPNGSAFPPFHPGTMLDRDVGPTPMYPPSYLEPGMGRPTPYGNQTDYRIFELNKRLQNWTEDCDNLWWDAFTTEFFEDDAMLTITFCLEDGPKRYTIGRTLIPRYFRSIFEGGATELFYTLKHPKESFHSNFVSLDCDQCTMVTQNGKPMFTQVCVEGRLYLEFMFDDMMRIKTWHFSIRQHREVLPRSILAMHVQDPQMLDQLAKNITRCGLSNSTLNYLRLCVILEPMQELMSRHKTYSLSPRDCLKTCLFQKWQRMVAPPAEPARQAPNKRRKRKMSGGSNMSAGGGNNNNSKKKSPANNFPLSTQDVMMVGEPTLMGGEFGDEDERLITRLENGQFDTANGGGGLEDEDSFGSSPALGGANSPWNNNKTPNSQDSKNNDSQSSQ encoded by the exons gctgtTCATCTAAGTCGTTCAAGCTGTACTCCCCCAAGGAGCCCGGCCCTAACGGCAGTGCCTTCCCCCCCTTCCACCCCGGcaccatgctggacagagacgtGGG GCCAACACCAATGTACCCCCCGTCATACCTAGAGCCTGGCATGGG GAGACCTACACCATACGGCAACCAGACAGACTACAGGATATTTGAGCTCAACAAGCGGCTACAGAACTGGACAGAG GACTGTGACAATCTCTGGTGGGATGCCTTCACCACAGAGTTCTTTGAAGATGATGCCATGCTGACCATAACCTTTTGTCTGGAGGACGGGCCCAAACGATACA CTATCGGCCGGACATTGATCCCACGGTACTTCCGAAGTATCTTTGAAGGGGGCGCCACTGAGCTGTTCTACACATTGAAACACCCTAAAGAGTCATTCCACAGTAACTTTGTGTCTCTAGACTGTGACCAGTGCACCATGGTTACACAGAACGGCAAGCCCATGTTCACACAG GTGTGTGTGGAGGGTCGTTTATACCTGGAGTTCATGTTTGACGACATGATGAGGATCAAGACATGGCACTTTAGCATCAGACAACACAGAGAGGTCCTGCCTCGTAGCATACTAGCTATGCAC GTGCAGGACCCTCAGATGCTGGACCAGCTGGCCAAAAACATCACAAGATGTGGTCTGTCCAACTCCACACTCAACTACCTTAGG CTGTGTGTGATCTTGGAGCCGATGCAGGAGTTGATGTCCAGACACAAGACCTACAGTCTGAGTCCCAGAGACTGTCTCAAGACCTGTCTCTTCCAAAAGTGGCAACGCATGGTGGCCCCACCAG CTGAGCCAGCCAGACAAGCGCCCAACAAGCGGAGGAAAAGGAAGATGTCTGGTGGAAGCAACATGAGCGCTGGAggaggaaacaacaacaacagcaagaaGAAGAGTCCTGCTAACAACTTCCCCCTCTCCACACAG GACGTGATGATGGTGGGCGAGCCCACTCTGATGGGAGGGGAGTTTGGAGACGAGGATGAGCGTCTGATCACGCGGCTGGAGAATGGCCAGTTCGACACGGCCAATGGAGGGGGGGGCCTGGAGGACGAGGACAGTTTCGGCAGCTCCCCTGCCCTGGGGGGTGCGAACTCACCCTGGAACAACAACAAGACCCCCAACAGCCAGGACAGCAAGAACAACGACTCTCAGTCCTCACAGTAg
- the ldb1a gene encoding LIM domain-binding protein 1-A isoform X2, producing MSVGGCACPGCSSKSFKLYSPKEPGPNGSAFPPFHPGTMLDRDVGPTPMYPPSYLEPGMGRPTPYGNQTDYRIFELNKRLQNWTEDCDNLWWDAFTTEFFEDDAMLTITFCLEDGPKRYTIGRTLIPRYFRSIFEGGATELFYTLKHPKESFHSNFVSLDCDQCTMVTQNGKPMFTQVCVEGRLYLEFMFDDMMRIKTWHFSIRQHREVLPRSILAMHDPQMLDQLAKNITRCGLSNSTLNYLRLCVILEPMQELMSRHKTYSLSPRDCLKTCLFQKWQRMVAPPAEPARQAPNKRRKRKMSGGSNMSAGGGNNNNSKKKSPANNFPLSTQVPDVMMVGEPTLMGGEFGDEDERLITRLENGQFDTANGGGGLEDEDSFGSSPALGGANSPWNNNKTPNSQDSKNNDSQSSQ from the exons gctgtTCATCTAAGTCGTTCAAGCTGTACTCCCCCAAGGAGCCCGGCCCTAACGGCAGTGCCTTCCCCCCCTTCCACCCCGGcaccatgctggacagagacgtGGG GCCAACACCAATGTACCCCCCGTCATACCTAGAGCCTGGCATGGG GAGACCTACACCATACGGCAACCAGACAGACTACAGGATATTTGAGCTCAACAAGCGGCTACAGAACTGGACAGAG GACTGTGACAATCTCTGGTGGGATGCCTTCACCACAGAGTTCTTTGAAGATGATGCCATGCTGACCATAACCTTTTGTCTGGAGGACGGGCCCAAACGATACA CTATCGGCCGGACATTGATCCCACGGTACTTCCGAAGTATCTTTGAAGGGGGCGCCACTGAGCTGTTCTACACATTGAAACACCCTAAAGAGTCATTCCACAGTAACTTTGTGTCTCTAGACTGTGACCAGTGCACCATGGTTACACAGAACGGCAAGCCCATGTTCACACAG GTGTGTGTGGAGGGTCGTTTATACCTGGAGTTCATGTTTGACGACATGATGAGGATCAAGACATGGCACTTTAGCATCAGACAACACAGAGAGGTCCTGCCTCGTAGCATACTAGCTATGCAC GACCCTCAGATGCTGGACCAGCTGGCCAAAAACATCACAAGATGTGGTCTGTCCAACTCCACACTCAACTACCTTAGG CTGTGTGTGATCTTGGAGCCGATGCAGGAGTTGATGTCCAGACACAAGACCTACAGTCTGAGTCCCAGAGACTGTCTCAAGACCTGTCTCTTCCAAAAGTGGCAACGCATGGTGGCCCCACCAG CTGAGCCAGCCAGACAAGCGCCCAACAAGCGGAGGAAAAGGAAGATGTCTGGTGGAAGCAACATGAGCGCTGGAggaggaaacaacaacaacagcaagaaGAAGAGTCCTGCTAACAACTTCCCCCTCTCCACACAGGTACCT GACGTGATGATGGTGGGCGAGCCCACTCTGATGGGAGGGGAGTTTGGAGACGAGGATGAGCGTCTGATCACGCGGCTGGAGAATGGCCAGTTCGACACGGCCAATGGAGGGGGGGGCCTGGAGGACGAGGACAGTTTCGGCAGCTCCCCTGCCCTGGGGGGTGCGAACTCACCCTGGAACAACAACAAGACCCCCAACAGCCAGGACAGCAAGAACAACGACTCTCAGTCCTCACAGTAg
- the ldb1a gene encoding LIM domain-binding protein 1-A isoform X5, whose protein sequence is MLDRDVGPTPMYPPSYLEPGMGRPTPYGNQTDYRIFELNKRLQNWTEDCDNLWWDAFTTEFFEDDAMLTITFCLEDGPKRYTIGRTLIPRYFRSIFEGGATELFYTLKHPKESFHSNFVSLDCDQCTMVTQNGKPMFTQVCVEGRLYLEFMFDDMMRIKTWHFSIRQHREVLPRSILAMHVQDPQMLDQLAKNITRCGLSNSTLNYLRLCVILEPMQELMSRHKTYSLSPRDCLKTCLFQKWQRMVAPPAEPARQAPNKRRKRKMSGGSNMSAGGGNNNNSKKKSPANNFPLSTQVPDVMMVGEPTLMGGEFGDEDERLITRLENGQFDTANGGGGLEDEDSFGSSPALGGANSPWNNNKTPNSQDSKNNDSQSSQ, encoded by the exons atgctggacagagacgtGGG GCCAACACCAATGTACCCCCCGTCATACCTAGAGCCTGGCATGGG GAGACCTACACCATACGGCAACCAGACAGACTACAGGATATTTGAGCTCAACAAGCGGCTACAGAACTGGACAGAG GACTGTGACAATCTCTGGTGGGATGCCTTCACCACAGAGTTCTTTGAAGATGATGCCATGCTGACCATAACCTTTTGTCTGGAGGACGGGCCCAAACGATACA CTATCGGCCGGACATTGATCCCACGGTACTTCCGAAGTATCTTTGAAGGGGGCGCCACTGAGCTGTTCTACACATTGAAACACCCTAAAGAGTCATTCCACAGTAACTTTGTGTCTCTAGACTGTGACCAGTGCACCATGGTTACACAGAACGGCAAGCCCATGTTCACACAG GTGTGTGTGGAGGGTCGTTTATACCTGGAGTTCATGTTTGACGACATGATGAGGATCAAGACATGGCACTTTAGCATCAGACAACACAGAGAGGTCCTGCCTCGTAGCATACTAGCTATGCAC GTGCAGGACCCTCAGATGCTGGACCAGCTGGCCAAAAACATCACAAGATGTGGTCTGTCCAACTCCACACTCAACTACCTTAGG CTGTGTGTGATCTTGGAGCCGATGCAGGAGTTGATGTCCAGACACAAGACCTACAGTCTGAGTCCCAGAGACTGTCTCAAGACCTGTCTCTTCCAAAAGTGGCAACGCATGGTGGCCCCACCAG CTGAGCCAGCCAGACAAGCGCCCAACAAGCGGAGGAAAAGGAAGATGTCTGGTGGAAGCAACATGAGCGCTGGAggaggaaacaacaacaacagcaagaaGAAGAGTCCTGCTAACAACTTCCCCCTCTCCACACAGGTACCT GACGTGATGATGGTGGGCGAGCCCACTCTGATGGGAGGGGAGTTTGGAGACGAGGATGAGCGTCTGATCACGCGGCTGGAGAATGGCCAGTTCGACACGGCCAATGGAGGGGGGGGCCTGGAGGACGAGGACAGTTTCGGCAGCTCCCCTGCCCTGGGGGGTGCGAACTCACCCTGGAACAACAACAAGACCCCCAACAGCCAGGACAGCAAGAACAACGACTCTCAGTCCTCACAGTAg
- the ldb1a gene encoding LIM domain-binding protein 1-A isoform X8 encodes MLDRDVGPTPMYPPSYLEPGMGRPTPYGNQTDYRIFELNKRLQNWTEDCDNLWWDAFTTEFFEDDAMLTITFCLEDGPKRYTIGRTLIPRYFRSIFEGGATELFYTLKHPKESFHSNFVSLDCDQCTMVTQNGKPMFTQVCVEGRLYLEFMFDDMMRIKTWHFSIRQHREVLPRSILAMHDPQMLDQLAKNITRCGLSNSTLNYLRLCVILEPMQELMSRHKTYSLSPRDCLKTCLFQKWQRMVAPPAEPARQAPNKRRKRKMSGGSNMSAGGGNNNNSKKKSPANNFPLSTQDVMMVGEPTLMGGEFGDEDERLITRLENGQFDTANGGGGLEDEDSFGSSPALGGANSPWNNNKTPNSQDSKNNDSQSSQ; translated from the exons atgctggacagagacgtGGG GCCAACACCAATGTACCCCCCGTCATACCTAGAGCCTGGCATGGG GAGACCTACACCATACGGCAACCAGACAGACTACAGGATATTTGAGCTCAACAAGCGGCTACAGAACTGGACAGAG GACTGTGACAATCTCTGGTGGGATGCCTTCACCACAGAGTTCTTTGAAGATGATGCCATGCTGACCATAACCTTTTGTCTGGAGGACGGGCCCAAACGATACA CTATCGGCCGGACATTGATCCCACGGTACTTCCGAAGTATCTTTGAAGGGGGCGCCACTGAGCTGTTCTACACATTGAAACACCCTAAAGAGTCATTCCACAGTAACTTTGTGTCTCTAGACTGTGACCAGTGCACCATGGTTACACAGAACGGCAAGCCCATGTTCACACAG GTGTGTGTGGAGGGTCGTTTATACCTGGAGTTCATGTTTGACGACATGATGAGGATCAAGACATGGCACTTTAGCATCAGACAACACAGAGAGGTCCTGCCTCGTAGCATACTAGCTATGCAC GACCCTCAGATGCTGGACCAGCTGGCCAAAAACATCACAAGATGTGGTCTGTCCAACTCCACACTCAACTACCTTAGG CTGTGTGTGATCTTGGAGCCGATGCAGGAGTTGATGTCCAGACACAAGACCTACAGTCTGAGTCCCAGAGACTGTCTCAAGACCTGTCTCTTCCAAAAGTGGCAACGCATGGTGGCCCCACCAG CTGAGCCAGCCAGACAAGCGCCCAACAAGCGGAGGAAAAGGAAGATGTCTGGTGGAAGCAACATGAGCGCTGGAggaggaaacaacaacaacagcaagaaGAAGAGTCCTGCTAACAACTTCCCCCTCTCCACACAG GACGTGATGATGGTGGGCGAGCCCACTCTGATGGGAGGGGAGTTTGGAGACGAGGATGAGCGTCTGATCACGCGGCTGGAGAATGGCCAGTTCGACACGGCCAATGGAGGGGGGGGCCTGGAGGACGAGGACAGTTTCGGCAGCTCCCCTGCCCTGGGGGGTGCGAACTCACCCTGGAACAACAACAAGACCCCCAACAGCCAGGACAGCAAGAACAACGACTCTCAGTCCTCACAGTAg
- the ldb1a gene encoding LIM domain-binding protein 1-A isoform X7 has product MLDRDVGPTPMYPPSYLEPGMGRPTPYGNQTDYRIFELNKRLQNWTEDCDNLWWDAFTTEFFEDDAMLTITFCLEDGPKRYTIGRTLIPRYFRSIFEGGATELFYTLKHPKESFHSNFVSLDCDQCTMVTQNGKPMFTQVCVEGRLYLEFMFDDMMRIKTWHFSIRQHREVLPRSILAMHVQDPQMLDQLAKNITRCGLSNSTLNYLRLCVILEPMQELMSRHKTYSLSPRDCLKTCLFQKWQRMVAPPAEPARQAPNKRRKRKMSGGSNMSAGGGNNNNSKKKSPANNFPLSTQDVMMVGEPTLMGGEFGDEDERLITRLENGQFDTANGGGGLEDEDSFGSSPALGGANSPWNNNKTPNSQDSKNNDSQSSQ; this is encoded by the exons atgctggacagagacgtGGG GCCAACACCAATGTACCCCCCGTCATACCTAGAGCCTGGCATGGG GAGACCTACACCATACGGCAACCAGACAGACTACAGGATATTTGAGCTCAACAAGCGGCTACAGAACTGGACAGAG GACTGTGACAATCTCTGGTGGGATGCCTTCACCACAGAGTTCTTTGAAGATGATGCCATGCTGACCATAACCTTTTGTCTGGAGGACGGGCCCAAACGATACA CTATCGGCCGGACATTGATCCCACGGTACTTCCGAAGTATCTTTGAAGGGGGCGCCACTGAGCTGTTCTACACATTGAAACACCCTAAAGAGTCATTCCACAGTAACTTTGTGTCTCTAGACTGTGACCAGTGCACCATGGTTACACAGAACGGCAAGCCCATGTTCACACAG GTGTGTGTGGAGGGTCGTTTATACCTGGAGTTCATGTTTGACGACATGATGAGGATCAAGACATGGCACTTTAGCATCAGACAACACAGAGAGGTCCTGCCTCGTAGCATACTAGCTATGCAC GTGCAGGACCCTCAGATGCTGGACCAGCTGGCCAAAAACATCACAAGATGTGGTCTGTCCAACTCCACACTCAACTACCTTAGG CTGTGTGTGATCTTGGAGCCGATGCAGGAGTTGATGTCCAGACACAAGACCTACAGTCTGAGTCCCAGAGACTGTCTCAAGACCTGTCTCTTCCAAAAGTGGCAACGCATGGTGGCCCCACCAG CTGAGCCAGCCAGACAAGCGCCCAACAAGCGGAGGAAAAGGAAGATGTCTGGTGGAAGCAACATGAGCGCTGGAggaggaaacaacaacaacagcaagaaGAAGAGTCCTGCTAACAACTTCCCCCTCTCCACACAG GACGTGATGATGGTGGGCGAGCCCACTCTGATGGGAGGGGAGTTTGGAGACGAGGATGAGCGTCTGATCACGCGGCTGGAGAATGGCCAGTTCGACACGGCCAATGGAGGGGGGGGCCTGGAGGACGAGGACAGTTTCGGCAGCTCCCCTGCCCTGGGGGGTGCGAACTCACCCTGGAACAACAACAAGACCCCCAACAGCCAGGACAGCAAGAACAACGACTCTCAGTCCTCACAGTAg